From the genome of Prevotella herbatica, one region includes:
- a CDS encoding DUF4960 domain-containing protein has protein sequence MKNNNIYIRALIAIGGLPFCLLTILLFAACSNDNYSDLQLTGDCAVKSLVLNDKYEGNVDPATRTIKVKVPVDFKDKSAMKITSLNISDGTKSNIALGDIVDFTNAKVIHITKGDLYLDWTVNVKNDEAKIKSFIINDTYKASINEEDHTITAFLPATVDIKKAIPTIIYSEDANISPLSGVQTDFTEPITYTVTDNTATATYVATIKTVSAPEAIFLGSAKATTMDELVPEEKEACKWMLANIENSMFVSWDELKAGNVDLSKCKVIWWHWQNQPSETIGDFESAATSTAMGAINILTDYYKNGGGFILSRAAVNFAAELGAIKDKRCANNCWGANDDGGDVISAGNEWGFLMEDANHPLWKNMILKDGGIKTTDAGYTISNCTSQWGMWGDYDNEGGDYSVGHNKWTNLTGGRILGHGGDGAISVWEAPSANGTFGKGGIICFGSGCFDWWSPTAYTSHYHDNVGIMTSNAFNYLMK, from the coding sequence ATGAAAAATAATAATATATATATAAGGGCATTGATTGCAATTGGGGGCTTACCATTTTGCCTTCTTACTATCTTACTATTTGCAGCCTGTAGCAACGACAACTATAGCGACTTACAGCTCACGGGCGACTGTGCTGTAAAATCACTTGTACTCAACGATAAATATGAGGGCAATGTTGATCCAGCAACTCGTACTATTAAGGTTAAGGTTCCTGTAGACTTCAAAGATAAGTCTGCCATGAAGATTACCAGTCTGAATATATCTGATGGAACAAAGTCAAACATTGCTTTGGGCGATATTGTAGACTTCACCAATGCAAAAGTGATACACATAACAAAAGGCGATCTCTATCTGGACTGGACTGTTAATGTGAAGAACGATGAGGCTAAAATCAAATCGTTTATCATCAACGACACCTACAAGGCTAGTATTAACGAGGAGGATCATACTATAACAGCATTTCTACCAGCTACAGTAGATATTAAGAAAGCTATTCCTACTATTATCTACAGTGAGGATGCAAATATAAGTCCTCTCAGCGGCGTCCAGACCGACTTCACTGAACCTATTACATATACGGTCACAGATAATACAGCAACGGCAACATACGTAGCTACTATAAAGACCGTTTCGGCCCCAGAAGCAATATTTCTTGGTTCTGCTAAAGCTACAACTATGGACGAACTTGTTCCTGAGGAGAAAGAAGCTTGTAAATGGATGTTAGCCAATATAGAAAACTCAATGTTTGTCAGTTGGGATGAACTGAAGGCAGGCAATGTAGACCTTTCAAAATGTAAGGTCATCTGGTGGCATTGGCAGAATCAGCCATCTGAGACGATCGGTGACTTCGAAAGTGCAGCAACATCAACTGCTATGGGTGCTATTAACATCCTTACCGATTACTATAAAAATGGTGGTGGATTCATTCTAAGTCGTGCTGCTGTTAACTTCGCAGCTGAACTTGGTGCAATTAAGGATAAGCGTTGTGCTAACAACTGTTGGGGTGCCAACGACGATGGCGGTGATGTGATCAGCGCAGGTAATGAGTGGGGATTCTTGATGGAGGATGCTAATCATCCATTGTGGAAGAACATGATTTTGAAGGATGGTGGAATTAAGACCACCGATGCAGGCTACACCATTTCAAACTGCACCTCTCAGTGGGGTATGTGGGGCGACTATGACAATGAAGGTGGCGACTATTCTGTAGGACACAACAAGTGGACTAATCTGACTGGTGGTCGTATTCTTGGTCATGGTGGTGACGGTGCAATTTCTGTATGGGAAGCTCCTTCAGCTAATGGTACATTTGGCAAAGGCGGCATCATCTGCTTTGGTTCAGGATGCTTCGACTGGTGGTCACCAACTGCTTACACATCTCACTATCACGACAATGTCGGTATTATGACTAGTAATGCATTCAATTACTTAATGAAGTAA
- a CDS encoding glycoside hydrolase family 32 protein: MKKMIYLFTIALSALAVTACSEDTYKGDPEKNWAETTEFFNSTEEAGYSTYYKPSLGRVGDPMPFYDEKANDFKILYLQDFDNNKLFCYHPIWTVATKDGANYQSLGETLSVGTSDYQQDAALGTGCCYYNKLDGLYYIYYTGHNPNCENTEVVMRATSSDFKTWTRDNAWSLKGADFDLSSQDFRDPQIFEDNGTYHMIIATRKGDPKFAEFTSTDMKNWTFNSSFNAIWDRMCECPDVFKMGDWWYFVYSEAYQTTWSRKVKYMMAKSFEGLKACFSDPGANWPKDGHEGVLDSRALYAGKTASNGTDRYLWGWCPYRTGVNVWDKNINVGEKEPNWSGALVCHKIIQHSDGTLTLGKVDAIDAKYNKPQTVSVMAEKGVNGSNGNYTLSGDSAYALFNRLGTHNKISFTVKTSNNLDKFGISLVRSTDEKKYYTMVINPEDENNRKVNFLEEGTDGKGFIEGIDGYLFARPADNVYNITIYNDNSVVTMYINDVCSYTQRIYGIPKNCWSINNYGGNITISNLTVSQY, from the coding sequence ATGAAAAAGATGATATATTTATTCACAATTGCACTGTCAGCCTTAGCGGTGACTGCATGCAGCGAAGATACATATAAAGGTGATCCAGAAAAGAATTGGGCAGAAACAACTGAATTCTTCAATTCTACAGAGGAAGCTGGTTATTCAACTTATTACAAGCCATCTCTTGGTCGCGTTGGTGATCCAATGCCTTTCTATGATGAGAAGGCTAACGATTTCAAAATTCTTTATTTGCAGGACTTTGACAACAATAAGTTGTTCTGCTATCACCCTATCTGGACAGTTGCGACCAAGGATGGTGCAAACTATCAGTCATTGGGCGAAACTCTGTCTGTAGGAACTAGCGACTATCAGCAGGATGCCGCACTAGGTACAGGATGTTGCTACTACAACAAGTTGGATGGTTTGTATTATATCTATTACACTGGTCATAACCCAAATTGCGAGAATACAGAGGTAGTTATGCGTGCTACATCAAGCGACTTCAAAACATGGACTCGCGATAATGCATGGTCATTAAAGGGGGCAGACTTTGATCTATCAAGTCAGGATTTCCGTGACCCTCAGATCTTTGAGGATAATGGCACCTACCACATGATTATTGCAACACGCAAGGGGGATCCAAAGTTTGCAGAATTCACTTCTACTGATATGAAGAACTGGACGTTTAATAGCTCATTCAATGCTATCTGGGATCGTATGTGTGAATGTCCTGACGTCTTCAAAATGGGTGACTGGTGGTACTTTGTTTACAGTGAGGCCTATCAGACTACATGGAGTCGCAAAGTGAAATATATGATGGCAAAGAGCTTTGAAGGTTTGAAGGCTTGCTTTAGCGATCCTGGTGCAAACTGGCCAAAGGATGGTCATGAAGGTGTGCTTGATAGCCGTGCTTTATATGCAGGAAAGACAGCCTCTAACGGTACCGACCGTTATCTATGGGGTTGGTGTCCATACCGTACAGGTGTTAATGTTTGGGATAAGAATATTAATGTAGGAGAAAAGGAACCTAATTGGAGTGGCGCACTCGTTTGCCACAAGATTATCCAACATAGTGATGGCACTCTAACATTGGGCAAGGTTGATGCTATTGATGCTAAATACAACAAACCACAGACTGTTTCAGTGATGGCTGAAAAAGGTGTTAATGGTTCAAACGGCAACTATACACTTTCTGGCGATAGCGCTTATGCACTTTTTAATCGTTTGGGTACTCATAATAAAATTTCTTTCACTGTAAAGACAAGTAACAATTTGGATAAGTTCGGTATATCTTTGGTTCGTTCAACGGATGAAAAGAAGTATTATACAATGGTTATAAATCCTGAAGACGAGAACAACCGTAAGGTAAACTTTTTGGAAGAAGGTACTGACGGAAAAGGCTTTATCGAAGGGATTGACGGTTATTTGTTTGCTCGACCAGCCGACAATGTTTACAATATTACAATCTACAACGATAACAGTGTTGTTACTATGTATATCAACGATGTTTGTTCCTATACTCAGCGCATATATGGAATTCCTAAGAACTGCTGGAGCATAAACAACTACGGAGGGAATATCACCATTTCAAATCTGACAGTAAGCCAATATTAA
- a CDS encoding DUF4980 domain-containing protein, translating into MKSLRLLLFIFSMTVLSAVHAEDKIMFLSSNHVLYRLDTKNYRYLLLPVEDRAEMSNIKVLANNNQVKTINVRLASEYADYYVPLDLSKYAGHELILDIHINGNIRNEGAIKEWACWKQMKYSDTFDIANREKFRPEYHHTPAYGWMNDPNGMFYKDGTWHLYFQHNPYGSLWENMTWGHSSSKDLVHWKYEGDAIEPDALGTIFSGSAVVDKNNTAGFGKGAIVAMYTSAGENQTQSLAFSTDNGKTFTKYAANPVITSNVPDFRDPHMFWNDDIKKWNLILAAGQEMNIYTSDNLKDWKFESSFGHGYGDHNGVWECPDLMKLKVRGTNKDKWMLICNINPGGPFGGSATQYFVGDFDGHKFTCESAPDVTKWMDYGKDHYATVTFDNAPEGRHVAMAWMNNWQYAAQTPTTQYRSANTVPRDLDLFEYEGQTYCGVIPSKELIAMRGKKQNKLSNACELVLNIKGSSSVTLSNDKGEKVVLTYNESKRTFSMDRTKSGKVDFSEAFPVTTTAPVYGKLKQLRIFIDNSSIEVFDAEGKMAMTNLVFPITPYNKIVKKGKIKYAIYKM; encoded by the coding sequence ATGAAGAGCTTACGATTACTATTATTTATCTTCAGCATGACTGTCTTATCGGCAGTCCATGCAGAAGATAAAATCATGTTCCTTTCTAGCAATCACGTACTTTATCGTTTAGATACGAAGAATTATCGCTACTTATTATTACCTGTTGAGGATCGTGCCGAAATGAGCAACATTAAGGTTCTTGCTAACAATAATCAAGTGAAGACAATCAATGTGCGTTTGGCTTCAGAATATGCAGATTACTATGTACCTCTCGATTTGAGTAAATATGCTGGTCATGAGCTTATTCTAGATATCCATATCAATGGCAATATTCGTAACGAGGGAGCTATCAAAGAGTGGGCTTGCTGGAAGCAGATGAAGTATTCAGATACATTCGATATAGCTAATCGCGAAAAATTCCGTCCAGAATATCACCATACACCAGCTTATGGGTGGATGAATGATCCTAATGGTATGTTTTATAAGGATGGCACATGGCATCTCTATTTCCAGCATAACCCTTATGGGTCCCTATGGGAAAATATGACATGGGGACACTCTAGTTCAAAAGATCTTGTTCATTGGAAATACGAGGGAGATGCCATTGAACCAGATGCTCTTGGAACCATATTCAGTGGCTCCGCTGTTGTGGATAAGAATAATACCGCTGGCTTTGGCAAGGGTGCCATTGTAGCTATGTACACATCGGCAGGTGAGAATCAAACTCAGAGTCTAGCTTTTTCAACCGATAATGGAAAAACTTTCACTAAGTATGCCGCCAATCCTGTAATAACTAGCAACGTTCCTGATTTTCGCGATCCTCACATGTTTTGGAATGACGATATCAAGAAGTGGAACTTAATTCTTGCCGCTGGGCAGGAAATGAATATCTACACTTCTGACAATTTAAAAGATTGGAAGTTCGAGAGTTCGTTTGGTCATGGTTACGGAGATCATAATGGCGTTTGGGAGTGTCCAGATTTGATGAAGTTAAAAGTGCGTGGTACAAATAAGGATAAGTGGATGTTAATCTGTAATATCAATCCTGGAGGTCCTTTCGGTGGTAGCGCAACACAATACTTTGTAGGTGATTTTGATGGTCATAAGTTCACCTGTGAGAGTGCCCCTGATGTGACAAAATGGATGGATTATGGAAAGGATCACTATGCTACCGTAACATTTGACAATGCTCCTGAGGGTCGCCATGTTGCAATGGCTTGGATGAACAATTGGCAGTATGCAGCCCAGACTCCTACCACACAATATCGCTCAGCCAACACTGTCCCTCGCGATCTTGACCTTTTCGAATATGAAGGGCAGACATATTGCGGTGTAATTCCATCAAAGGAACTTATTGCCATGCGTGGTAAGAAGCAAAATAAACTATCTAATGCATGTGAACTTGTGCTTAACATTAAAGGTTCTTCATCTGTCACATTATCCAACGATAAAGGTGAGAAAGTAGTATTAACTTACAACGAAAGTAAACGAACCTTCTCTATGGACCGTACAAAAAGTGGTAAGGTTGACTTTAGTGAAGCTTTCCCGGTAACCACTACGGCCCCAGTTTATGGCAAACTTAAACAACTCAGAATATTCATTGACAACAGTAGCATCGAAGTATTTGATGCTGAGGGAAAAATGGCAATGACTAACCTCGTATTTCCAATCACTCCTTACAATAAGATTGTAAAAAAAGGTAAAATAAAATATGCCATTTATAAAATGTAA
- a CDS encoding MFS transporter: protein MSKNIKLTIIPVMLCFFAMGFVDLVGIASNYVKEDLALNDSTANIFPSLVFFWFLIFSVPTGMLMNKIGRKKTVLLSLIVTIVSLLLPIFGETFTIMLISFSLLGIGNALMQTSLNPLVSEVIGGSHLASTLTFGQFVKAIASFMAPYIAMWGAMATIPSFGLGWRVLFPIYMFIGVLASLLLGVTSIKEEKIDGKPSTFSECLKLLGKPIVLLSFLGIICHVGIDVGTNTTAPKILMERVGMTLNDAAFATSLYFIFRTIGCLTGSYFLRVIKSKTFFLISITMMALSMVGMFIGDSKIELYVAIALVGYGNSNVFSIIFSQALLSVPDKKNEVSGLMIMGLFGGTIFPLLMGFASDAVGQVGAVAIMAIGVIYLFTYIKNVKQ, encoded by the coding sequence ATGAGTAAAAATATAAAACTAACAATTATCCCTGTTATGCTGTGCTTCTTCGCTATGGGATTTGTCGACTTAGTGGGCATTGCCTCTAACTATGTGAAGGAGGATTTGGCACTAAATGATAGCACTGCTAACATTTTTCCATCACTGGTGTTCTTCTGGTTCCTTATTTTCTCTGTACCAACAGGTATGCTGATGAATAAAATCGGTAGAAAAAAAACAGTTTTGTTGTCACTCATCGTTACTATAGTTTCTTTGCTTCTTCCTATTTTTGGCGAGACTTTCACTATTATGCTCATCTCGTTCTCATTGCTTGGAATTGGCAATGCACTGATGCAGACATCGCTGAACCCATTGGTTTCTGAAGTGATTGGTGGTAGCCATCTAGCATCAACTCTAACTTTTGGACAGTTTGTAAAAGCTATTGCGTCCTTTATGGCTCCTTATATTGCTATGTGGGGTGCTATGGCAACGATTCCGTCGTTTGGACTTGGATGGCGAGTGCTGTTCCCTATCTATATGTTCATCGGTGTGCTAGCCTCGTTGTTATTGGGTGTCACTTCTATTAAGGAAGAAAAAATTGATGGTAAGCCTTCTACATTTTCAGAGTGCCTTAAGTTATTGGGCAAGCCAATCGTGTTACTGAGCTTTCTTGGTATTATATGCCATGTAGGAATCGATGTAGGTACCAACACTACAGCTCCAAAAATTTTAATGGAGCGCGTTGGAATGACCCTAAATGATGCAGCCTTTGCTACATCATTATACTTTATTTTCCGTACTATAGGTTGCTTAACAGGAAGTTATTTCCTGCGTGTGATTAAGTCTAAAACTTTCTTTCTGATATCTATCACCATGATGGCACTTTCAATGGTTGGGATGTTTATTGGTGACAGCAAGATAGAACTATATGTAGCTATTGCACTAGTAGGTTATGGCAACTCTAACGTATTTTCCATCATATTTTCACAGGCTCTCTTGAGCGTTCCTGATAAGAAGAATGAAGTTTCAGGACTAATGATCATGGGGCTTTTTGGGGGAACCATCTTCCCTTTACTTATGGGATTTGCCAGTGATGCTGTTGGTCAAGTAGGAGCTGTTGCTATTATGGCTATAGGAGTAATATATCTATTTACTTATATTAAAAACGTAAAACAATAA
- a CDS encoding carbohydrate kinase family protein gives MEKDNRYVVGLGEALWDVLPEGKKLGGAPANFSFHASQFDLNSVAVSALGEDALAEETIKQLEEKDLKYEMPRVPYPTGTVQVELDTDGVPTYDIKENVAWDNIPFTKSIENIARNTRAVCFGSLAQRNVVSRETIQKFLDVTPTDCIKIFDINLRQQFYTKEVIQDSLKRCNMLKINDEELVIIGRMFGYPGLDIENKCFLILGKYNLDILVLTCGVNGSYVFTPGKVSYQPTPKVEVADTVGAGDSFTGSFCAAILSGKSVEEAHKLAVNVSAFVCTQNGAMPALPKKFKF, from the coding sequence ATGGAAAAAGATAATCGCTATGTTGTCGGTCTGGGTGAAGCACTGTGGGATGTACTTCCAGAAGGTAAGAAATTGGGGGGAGCTCCTGCCAACTTTTCATTCCATGCTAGTCAGTTTGATTTAAATTCTGTTGCAGTGAGTGCTTTGGGTGAGGATGCTCTGGCAGAAGAAACTATTAAACAGTTGGAGGAAAAAGATCTGAAGTATGAGATGCCTCGTGTGCCTTATCCTACAGGTACGGTACAGGTGGAACTTGATACAGATGGTGTTCCAACGTATGATATTAAGGAGAATGTAGCCTGGGATAATATTCCTTTCACAAAGTCTATTGAAAATATTGCTCGCAATACTCGTGCGGTATGTTTTGGTTCATTAGCCCAACGAAATGTGGTTAGCCGTGAGACTATCCAGAAATTTCTTGATGTAACACCTACTGATTGTATAAAGATCTTTGATATCAATCTACGTCAGCAATTCTATACAAAGGAGGTTATTCAGGATTCACTGAAACGTTGCAACATGCTAAAAATCAATGATGAGGAACTTGTAATAATTGGTCGTATGTTTGGCTATCCTGGTCTAGACATTGAAAATAAGTGCTTCCTAATACTAGGCAAATATAATCTTGATATACTTGTCCTAACTTGTGGTGTAAATGGTAGTTATGTGTTTACTCCAGGTAAGGTGTCTTATCAGCCAACTCCAAAGGTTGAGGTTGCCGATACAGTTGGTGCAGGCGACTCGTTTACAGGAAGTTTCTGTGCAGCAATACTTAGCGGAAAGTCTGTAGAAGAAGCTCATAAGCTGGCAGTAAACGTGAGTGCTTTCGTATGTACTCAGAATGGTGCAATGCCTGCTCTACCTAAAAAATTTAAATTCTAA
- a CDS encoding efflux RND transporter periplasmic adaptor subunit, with translation MDREIPKEEIKKRRKKRIIRAAAIVLIIFTCFIGVEKWLGQSVNRADLTFSTVDRGTIEVSVNASGKVVPIFEEIINSPINSRIIETYKKSGDAVDAGTPILKLDLQSAETDYKKGQDDEQMRISKLQQLKVDQNTKLTDLAMQIRVAQMKLNRMKVEMHSERYLDSIGASTRDNVHQKEMNYNVARIELEQQKKQLINERLSSAAEYKVQKLDLDMFIKSLGEIKRTLEDAKIRAPRKAILTYINNQIGSQITQGEQVAVVSDLSHFKITGEIADSYGDKISVGGKAIVKIGGKTINGTISSVTPLSKNGVINFTVQLKDDHNSVLRSGLNTDIYVINSVKSDVMRIANSAYYTGPGTYSLFVANSNGEIVKRKVKLGEAGFDYVEVLSGLKPGDKVVVSDMNDYKDKNKLKLKN, from the coding sequence ATGGACAGAGAAATACCAAAAGAAGAAATCAAAAAGCGCCGAAAGAAAAGAATCATTCGTGCGGCAGCAATTGTACTTATCATTTTTACTTGCTTCATCGGTGTAGAAAAATGGCTTGGACAAAGTGTAAACCGTGCTGATTTGACTTTCTCAACCGTAGACCGTGGTACTATTGAGGTCAGTGTTAACGCAAGTGGAAAAGTTGTTCCTATCTTTGAAGAGATTATAAACTCTCCAATAAATTCAAGAATTATAGAAACCTATAAGAAGAGTGGAGACGCAGTTGATGCAGGAACACCTATTCTAAAGCTTGATTTACAATCAGCCGAAACTGATTATAAGAAAGGTCAGGATGATGAGCAAATGAGAATATCTAAATTACAGCAATTAAAAGTAGACCAAAATACAAAACTTACTGATTTGGCTATGCAGATTCGTGTAGCACAAATGAAGTTAAATAGAATGAAAGTAGAAATGCACAGTGAACGATATCTTGACAGTATCGGTGCTAGTACGAGAGACAACGTGCACCAGAAAGAGATGAACTATAATGTTGCACGCATAGAATTGGAACAACAAAAGAAGCAATTAATAAACGAGCGTCTTTCGAGTGCTGCAGAATATAAAGTTCAAAAACTTGATTTGGATATGTTTATAAAGTCGCTCGGAGAAATAAAACGTACGCTTGAAGATGCTAAGATACGTGCGCCACGCAAAGCTATTTTGACATACATAAATAATCAGATAGGATCACAAATAACCCAAGGAGAACAAGTGGCTGTAGTTTCTGATCTAAGCCATTTCAAGATAACAGGAGAAATTGCCGATTCTTATGGTGATAAAATATCTGTTGGTGGAAAAGCTATTGTCAAAATTGGCGGTAAGACTATTAATGGAACCATAAGTAGTGTAACTCCCCTATCAAAGAATGGAGTTATCAACTTTACTGTCCAATTAAAAGATGATCACAACAGTGTTCTTCGTTCTGGTCTGAATACTGATATCTATGTTATCAACTCCGTTAAGAGTGATGTTATGAGAATAGCCAACAGTGCATATTACACTGGTCCAGGCACATATAGTCTGTTTGTTGCCAACAGCAATGGTGAGATTGTGAAACGCAAGGTTAAATTGGGCGAAGCTGGATTTGATTATGTTGAAGTTTTAAGTGGATTAAAACCTGGCGACAAAGTCGTAGTAAGTGACATGAATGACTACAAAGATAAGAATAAGTTGAAGCTTAAGAACTAA
- a CDS encoding ABC transporter permease, producing the protein MIKIYIRQALTLIKQNKLYSFIYIMGTGLSVALIMIVFIIYYIKFAPIYPENNRNNTLVFKSIDKIDNQDSNSSGNLSYSLCSKVLGKIKGVKNIAIKERFTKSGSGYVINMPKGKDNISVDLTLTNGDFWKVFTFNFISGKPYTEANIEANNKCAVICESTAKAVYGSTNVAGRELTINGDRYKISGVVEDVSAAMSATYSEVWTTISKEAMKSYDKDNLLGSYSCFMTINENSTKDEVRNEIQSYFKRLNNTNKNFKINIMNQPDEYWQSTFRYWTNEGPNINEIITDFLIMMFALLFVPALNLCGLISSRMENRLCEMGIRKTFGAKKNSLILQVVCENLALTAIGAVAGLVLSYLVVLISSDWILNIFSNGGATNTHITFNMLFNPIIIGIAIVICMILNLLSAVIPASLSLRHNIIYSLNTKR; encoded by the coding sequence ATGATAAAAATATATATTCGTCAGGCATTGACGCTGATTAAACAAAACAAATTATACTCTTTTATATATATAATGGGTACAGGATTATCTGTAGCATTAATCATGATTGTATTCATCATATATTACATAAAGTTTGCTCCAATATATCCTGAAAACAACAGAAATAACACTTTGGTATTCAAATCCATTGATAAAATAGATAATCAAGATTCTAATAGTAGCGGAAATCTATCTTACTCACTATGTAGCAAAGTACTTGGAAAGATAAAAGGTGTAAAAAACATTGCTATTAAAGAAAGATTTACAAAATCAGGTTCAGGGTATGTCATAAACATGCCAAAAGGCAAAGACAACATATCTGTAGATTTGACACTTACGAATGGTGATTTTTGGAAAGTCTTCACTTTTAACTTTATTAGTGGTAAACCATATACCGAAGCTAACATAGAGGCTAATAATAAATGTGCTGTAATATGTGAATCGACAGCAAAGGCCGTTTATGGATCTACGAATGTAGCAGGAAGAGAACTAACTATAAATGGAGACAGATATAAAATAAGCGGAGTTGTAGAAGATGTTTCGGCAGCAATGAGCGCAACATATTCTGAAGTATGGACTACAATCTCAAAGGAGGCAATGAAGTCATATGACAAGGATAACCTACTAGGAAGCTATTCTTGTTTTATGACCATAAATGAGAATAGCACAAAGGATGAAGTAAGAAATGAAATACAGTCGTATTTTAAGCGTTTAAACAACACAAATAAGAACTTCAAGATTAATATCATGAATCAACCTGATGAGTATTGGCAAAGTACTTTCAGGTACTGGACTAACGAGGGTCCGAATATTAATGAGATAATTACCGATTTTCTTATCATGATGTTTGCCTTATTGTTTGTTCCTGCTTTAAATTTATGCGGACTAATATCAAGCCGCATGGAAAATAGACTATGCGAAATGGGAATTAGAAAGACATTTGGAGCGAAAAAGAACTCACTCATTTTACAGGTAGTTTGTGAAAATCTTGCGCTTACGGCGATTGGTGCTGTCGCAGGGTTGGTATTATCATATCTTGTAGTCTTAATTTCGAGTGACTGGATATTAAATATCTTTAGCAATGGAGGGGCAACAAATACTCACATTACATTCAACATGCTATTCAATCCAATAATTATAGGCATCGCAATAGTTATTTGCATGATATTAAATCTTTTATCAGCAGTTATACCAGCCTCTCTATCGTTGAGACATAATATCATTTATTCTCTTAACACAAAAAGATAA
- a CDS encoding ABC transporter permease, giving the protein MIKIIFKTIWNQRKQNAWIMIELILVGFFLWKSINPLVGIVSTGMVNEGYEDSRLYCSQFSMYDKSSEHYDAKTDNDTINHDIFMRAVNAIKQCPEVESYGVASGWFSVPNSTNYSGNSISCDTAHHSTQIYGMCHEAGGDLMKTYKFKDAITGKTMQCNNRLSTKQAIYISEQLAKDIFSTTNVIGRNLYFNDDKSTTFKVAGVFKDVNTRTHTTPFAGLTVGDQTLKDCGYTNAIICFRLKEGTDAIKFEEKFKHNIAPRFEVGNFINLSLISMKDIKKDFMENDGINNQCRLQIMMSGFFLICVFLGMVGTFWIRCNNRRGEIGVMKAIGCSINRITTQFVTEAFIIVTIAFIISIILMLNVAYIQDFFKTDPSNINYPYLSFHPVKMFAVVSAITYIIMIFISLLGTYIPVRRATKALPADALKEE; this is encoded by the coding sequence ATGATAAAAATAATATTCAAAACAATTTGGAATCAGCGTAAACAGAATGCTTGGATAATGATAGAGCTTATACTAGTAGGATTTTTCCTGTGGAAATCTATCAATCCTCTAGTTGGTATTGTAAGTACGGGTATGGTAAATGAGGGATATGAGGATTCCAGATTATATTGTTCACAGTTTAGTATGTACGACAAGAGCAGTGAACACTACGATGCGAAGACTGATAATGACACCATAAACCACGATATTTTTATGCGTGCAGTCAATGCTATCAAGCAATGCCCTGAAGTAGAATCATACGGAGTTGCAAGTGGTTGGTTTTCTGTACCCAACAGTACAAATTACAGTGGCAACAGTATATCTTGTGATACAGCACACCACTCTACACAAATATATGGAATGTGTCATGAAGCAGGAGGCGATCTAATGAAGACATACAAATTCAAAGATGCCATAACCGGCAAGACAATGCAATGCAATAACAGGTTATCAACAAAGCAGGCTATATATATATCAGAACAATTAGCTAAAGATATTTTTAGCACAACAAATGTTATTGGCAGAAATCTGTATTTTAATGACGACAAATCAACAACATTCAAAGTCGCTGGTGTTTTCAAGGATGTAAACACAAGAACCCATACTACTCCATTTGCAGGCTTAACTGTAGGTGATCAAACTTTAAAAGACTGTGGATATACAAATGCAATCATTTGTTTTAGACTAAAAGAAGGAACAGATGCTATAAAATTTGAAGAAAAATTCAAACATAACATTGCTCCAAGATTTGAAGTAGGGAACTTCATTAATCTGTCGTTAATCAGTATGAAAGACATTAAAAAAGATTTTATGGAGAATGACGGTATCAACAATCAGTGTAGACTGCAAATAATGATGTCCGGATTCTTTCTTATTTGTGTGTTCCTTGGAATGGTTGGTACATTCTGGATTCGCTGTAATAACCGACGTGGAGAGATTGGAGTAATGAAAGCTATAGGATGTAGCATAAATAGGATAACAACCCAGTTTGTTACAGAAGCATTTATCATTGTTACAATAGCATTTATAATTTCAATCATCTTAATGCTGAATGTAGCTTATATACAAGATTTCTTTAAGACAGATCCTTCGAATATAAATTATCCATATCTAAGTTTCCATCCAGTAAAGATGTTTGCAGTAGTATCTGCCATAACATATATAATTATGATATTCATATCATTACTTGGAACATATATACCAGTAAGAAGAGCAACAAAAGCACTGCCGGCAGATGCTCTGAAAGAAGAATAA